One Labrus mixtus chromosome 12, fLabMix1.1, whole genome shotgun sequence DNA segment encodes these proteins:
- the LOC132985192 gene encoding echinoderm microtubule-associated protein-like 1 isoform X4, whose amino-acid sequence MAAGTEEGDAHMEELLDQGLGMEETGHDLLRRPSLKECYHSDSLLAPDTDFMIDDRSSATSGLDVVDRLTYLEQRMQMQEDEIQLLKLSLADVLKRLNISEEHQAAAAAGRRPLGAKARPVSLALPSRAPMTTSSAASLKKSSTLPSSSIARNYSPTPPRSGVKSPPGSVKDSPCKTAKSRPSSASSTCRKPQESKSKDAAVNVGSRRVTHCKVTMQIYLSPLARKTGSSETAKSSASVPASSGSAAAPHNPQAKGGSKTGARKTTPSFTLNLQKTTTSHNTAQDTSSYKSPLKSPSQYFQICY is encoded by the exons ATGGCAGCAGGCACAGAGGAGGGGGATGCACacatggaggagctgctggaccAGGGTCTAGGGATGGAGGAGACAGGACACGACCTGCTGAGGAGGCCCTCGCTGAAGGAGTGCTACCACAGTGACTCCCTGCTGGCCCCCGACACTGACTTCATGATAG ATGACCGTAGCTCAGCAACAAGCGGTCTGGATGTGGTGGACCGGCTCACCTACCTGGAGCAGAGGATGCAGATGCAGGAAGATGAGATCCAGCTGCTGAAGCTTTCTCTGGCTGACgtcctgaagagactcaacatctcTGAGGAGCaccaagctgctgctgcagcagggaGGAGGCCATTAGGAGCTAAAG CGAGGCCTGTGTCTCTGGCTCTGCCCTCCAGAGCGCCTATGACAACCTCCAGCGCTGCCTCCCTGAAGAAGAGCTCCACGCTGCCCTCTAGCTCCATAGCCAGGAACTACAGCCCCACACCGCCCCGCAG TGGCGTGAAGAGCCCACCCGGTAGTGTGAAGGACAGTCCATGTAAGACGGCCAAATCTCGACCCAGCTCTGCGTCCTCCACCTGCAGGAAACCTCAGGAAAG CAAGTCCAAAGACGCTGCAGTCAATGTAG ggTCGAGGCGTGTGACACACTGCAAAG TGACTATGCAGATCTATCTGAGCCCCCTCGCAAGAAAGACTGGGTCTTCTGAGACCGCCAAATCTTCGGCCTCTGTGCCTGCCAGCAGCGGGTCAGCGGCAGCGCCTCACAACCCTCAGGCAAAGGGGGGCAGCAAGACGGGGGCGAGGAAAACAACCCCATCGTTCACCTTAAACCTACAGAAAACCACTACAAGCCACAACACGGCCCAGGACACATCCAGCTACAAGAGCCCGCTCAAATCACCCAGCCAGTACTTCCAGATCTGTTATTAA
- the LOC132985192 gene encoding echinoderm microtubule-associated protein-like 1 isoform X3: MAAGTEEGDAHMEELLDQGLGMEETGHDLLRRPSLKECYHSDSLLAPDTDFMIDDRSSATSGLDVVDRLTYLEQRMQMQEDEIQLLKLSLADVLKRLNISEEHQAAAAAGRRPLGAKARPVSLALPSRAPMTTSSAASLKKSSTLPSSSIARNYSPTPPRSGVKSPPGSVKDSPCKTAKSRPSSASSTCRKPQESSKSKDAAVNVGSRRVTHCKVTMQIYLSPLARKTGSSETAKSSASVPASSGSAAAPHNPQAKGGSKTGARKTTPSFTLNLQKTTTSHNTAQDTSSYKSPLKSPSQYFQICY; encoded by the exons ATGGCAGCAGGCACAGAGGAGGGGGATGCACacatggaggagctgctggaccAGGGTCTAGGGATGGAGGAGACAGGACACGACCTGCTGAGGAGGCCCTCGCTGAAGGAGTGCTACCACAGTGACTCCCTGCTGGCCCCCGACACTGACTTCATGATAG ATGACCGTAGCTCAGCAACAAGCGGTCTGGATGTGGTGGACCGGCTCACCTACCTGGAGCAGAGGATGCAGATGCAGGAAGATGAGATCCAGCTGCTGAAGCTTTCTCTGGCTGACgtcctgaagagactcaacatctcTGAGGAGCaccaagctgctgctgcagcagggaGGAGGCCATTAGGAGCTAAAG CGAGGCCTGTGTCTCTGGCTCTGCCCTCCAGAGCGCCTATGACAACCTCCAGCGCTGCCTCCCTGAAGAAGAGCTCCACGCTGCCCTCTAGCTCCATAGCCAGGAACTACAGCCCCACACCGCCCCGCAG TGGCGTGAAGAGCCCACCCGGTAGTGTGAAGGACAGTCCATGTAAGACGGCCAAATCTCGACCCAGCTCTGCGTCCTCCACCTGCAGGAAACCTCAGGAAAG CAGCAAGTCCAAAGACGCTGCAGTCAATGTAG ggTCGAGGCGTGTGACACACTGCAAAG TGACTATGCAGATCTATCTGAGCCCCCTCGCAAGAAAGACTGGGTCTTCTGAGACCGCCAAATCTTCGGCCTCTGTGCCTGCCAGCAGCGGGTCAGCGGCAGCGCCTCACAACCCTCAGGCAAAGGGGGGCAGCAAGACGGGGGCGAGGAAAACAACCCCATCGTTCACCTTAAACCTACAGAAAACCACTACAAGCCACAACACGGCCCAGGACACATCCAGCTACAAGAGCCCGCTCAAATCACCCAGCCAGTACTTCCAGATCTGTTATTAA
- the LOC132985192 gene encoding echinoderm microtubule-associated protein-like 1 isoform X2, with amino-acid sequence MEGEPTHVSGARGGKRSERLCSREERKRRKTFVVEEGQTSGQQKLPECSSGSSVSHDDRSSATSGLDVVDRLTYLEQRMQMQEDEIQLLKLSLADVLKRLNISEEHQAAAAAGRRPLGAKARPVSLALPSRAPMTTSSAASLKKSSTLPSSSIARNYSPTPPRSGVKSPPGSVKDSPCKTAKSRPSSASSTCRKPQESKSKDAAVNVGSRRVTHCKVTMQIYLSPLARKTGSSETAKSSASVPASSGSAAAPHNPQAKGGSKTGARKTTPSFTLNLQKTTTSHNTAQDTSSYKSPLKSPSQYFQICY; translated from the exons ATGGAGGGAGAGCCGACCCATGTGAGCGGAGccagaggagggaagaggagtgagaggtTGTGTTCgcgagaagagaggaagaggaggaagacattTGTGGTGGAGGAAGGCCAAACCAGTGGCCAGCAGAAGCTCCCTGAATGCTCATCAGGGTCCAGTGTCTCCCACG ATGACCGTAGCTCAGCAACAAGCGGTCTGGATGTGGTGGACCGGCTCACCTACCTGGAGCAGAGGATGCAGATGCAGGAAGATGAGATCCAGCTGCTGAAGCTTTCTCTGGCTGACgtcctgaagagactcaacatctcTGAGGAGCaccaagctgctgctgcagcagggaGGAGGCCATTAGGAGCTAAAG CGAGGCCTGTGTCTCTGGCTCTGCCCTCCAGAGCGCCTATGACAACCTCCAGCGCTGCCTCCCTGAAGAAGAGCTCCACGCTGCCCTCTAGCTCCATAGCCAGGAACTACAGCCCCACACCGCCCCGCAG TGGCGTGAAGAGCCCACCCGGTAGTGTGAAGGACAGTCCATGTAAGACGGCCAAATCTCGACCCAGCTCTGCGTCCTCCACCTGCAGGAAACCTCAGGAAAG CAAGTCCAAAGACGCTGCAGTCAATGTAG ggTCGAGGCGTGTGACACACTGCAAAG TGACTATGCAGATCTATCTGAGCCCCCTCGCAAGAAAGACTGGGTCTTCTGAGACCGCCAAATCTTCGGCCTCTGTGCCTGCCAGCAGCGGGTCAGCGGCAGCGCCTCACAACCCTCAGGCAAAGGGGGGCAGCAAGACGGGGGCGAGGAAAACAACCCCATCGTTCACCTTAAACCTACAGAAAACCACTACAAGCCACAACACGGCCCAGGACACATCCAGCTACAAGAGCCCGCTCAAATCACCCAGCCAGTACTTCCAGATCTGTTATTAA
- the LOC132985192 gene encoding echinoderm microtubule-associated protein-like 1 isoform X1 produces MEGEPTHVSGARGGKRSERLCSREERKRRKTFVVEEGQTSGQQKLPECSSGSSVSHDDRSSATSGLDVVDRLTYLEQRMQMQEDEIQLLKLSLADVLKRLNISEEHQAAAAAGRRPLGAKARPVSLALPSRAPMTTSSAASLKKSSTLPSSSIARNYSPTPPRSGVKSPPGSVKDSPCKTAKSRPSSASSTCRKPQESSKSKDAAVNVGSRRVTHCKVTMQIYLSPLARKTGSSETAKSSASVPASSGSAAAPHNPQAKGGSKTGARKTTPSFTLNLQKTTTSHNTAQDTSSYKSPLKSPSQYFQICY; encoded by the exons ATGGAGGGAGAGCCGACCCATGTGAGCGGAGccagaggagggaagaggagtgagaggtTGTGTTCgcgagaagagaggaagaggaggaagacattTGTGGTGGAGGAAGGCCAAACCAGTGGCCAGCAGAAGCTCCCTGAATGCTCATCAGGGTCCAGTGTCTCCCACG ATGACCGTAGCTCAGCAACAAGCGGTCTGGATGTGGTGGACCGGCTCACCTACCTGGAGCAGAGGATGCAGATGCAGGAAGATGAGATCCAGCTGCTGAAGCTTTCTCTGGCTGACgtcctgaagagactcaacatctcTGAGGAGCaccaagctgctgctgcagcagggaGGAGGCCATTAGGAGCTAAAG CGAGGCCTGTGTCTCTGGCTCTGCCCTCCAGAGCGCCTATGACAACCTCCAGCGCTGCCTCCCTGAAGAAGAGCTCCACGCTGCCCTCTAGCTCCATAGCCAGGAACTACAGCCCCACACCGCCCCGCAG TGGCGTGAAGAGCCCACCCGGTAGTGTGAAGGACAGTCCATGTAAGACGGCCAAATCTCGACCCAGCTCTGCGTCCTCCACCTGCAGGAAACCTCAGGAAAG CAGCAAGTCCAAAGACGCTGCAGTCAATGTAG ggTCGAGGCGTGTGACACACTGCAAAG TGACTATGCAGATCTATCTGAGCCCCCTCGCAAGAAAGACTGGGTCTTCTGAGACCGCCAAATCTTCGGCCTCTGTGCCTGCCAGCAGCGGGTCAGCGGCAGCGCCTCACAACCCTCAGGCAAAGGGGGGCAGCAAGACGGGGGCGAGGAAAACAACCCCATCGTTCACCTTAAACCTACAGAAAACCACTACAAGCCACAACACGGCCCAGGACACATCCAGCTACAAGAGCCCGCTCAAATCACCCAGCCAGTACTTCCAGATCTGTTATTAA
- the LOC132985189 gene encoding bromo adjacent homology domain-containing 1 protein-like, whose product MTHARQKGSLRQSDSSAEWWDNCLPWPHGGTMGDAWSERSLRFGRTKKISEIIKQKKNPDKRMNVKRGRPEKSDQNRKLNRKNDKKRDRKLYPLRGRAGVSDGEGLSCHVLLTRLEESIRDKESSEKRQHKEGRRHSSLKSKPKRGKKVVRKEEKLLPKTKSKSNGPSYDESVQVLQPRKRRLASLNAEAVNSLLLERATDLQPAAKQARRHEEPSNGVIAPDADPTRTGISGSLKALQGNTGKTTTSHKLVKCQSSKKVKKAKAKQGEIWGMSQESLDAPAPRRLAGLNAAALLKLTSSSATSKQRVKSAPTATITSDCKAPAAASTPKQQTRVKHKEHSQKQKGKKVSSPHSACTSCKNKEDFEPKVEWDTGSCTHRLTKPGYQSRSMLAYPLKQVKEEQMETELSPYYCCPPEGSVEYCHRLAFFLGQQPYGESDDQPLNSAMTPVKRECLVTSPSLTHSHPHTALTLSPHPCLCTADHCFSSYYVHIAHPTHTGTTSSSLAPRPLNFAPTSLCPNRMTGSKLLDPRVSHGSGLPHPAYCNSVASPCYGDACGISGYTYRAMPPVTSRGCSFSTGCTGCTHAIKTEGYSSPQDDHSPSLLVSPSMPMSSCPLSTGPTSTQTNLLTPLSGRDQPPARLKLARECPQSPKPSNGSLSVVHTRPKQPSPPPSLSSTKQKRISRRRATNGWRPVGMPSEKEVFIAGEDETALRQCYEGVERDGEVIHVRDTVLLRSGPRKKSLPYVAKISALWEDPKTGELMMSLFWYYRPEHTQGGRDPSAHCENEIFASRHQDENSVACIEDRCYVLPLAQYCRFCAFVKRRAEGAPPSSASMVPCGPDFAPPSHRCVPTDVDPELVYLCRHVYDFRYGRILKNLQ is encoded by the exons ATGACTCACGCAAGGCAGAAGGGTTCCCTCAGGCAGAGTGACAGCAGTGCTGAGTGGTGGGACAACTGCCTTCCTTGGCCACATGGTGGCACTATGGGCGACGCTTGGTCTGAACGCTCACTGCGATTTGGAAGGACGAAGAAGATAAGTGAGATcatcaaacaaaagaagaatccAGACAAGAGGATGAACGTCAAGAGAGGGAGACCTGAAAAATCAGATCAGAACAGAAAACTCAACCGGAAGAATGACAAGAAACGGGACAGGAAGTTGTATCCTTTGCGGGGGAGGGCTGGGGTTTCAGATGGGGAGGGGCTCAGCTGCCATGTTCTCCTTACCCGATTGGAGGAAAGCATTCGTGACAAGGAGAGTTCTGAAAAGAGGCAGCATAAAGAAGGACGACGACATTCATCTCTCAAATCTAAGCctaaaagggggaaaaaagttgtaagaaaagaggaaaagttgTTACCAAAAACCAAATCAAAATCGAATGGCCCAAGTTATGACGAGTCTGTTCAGGTCCTCCAACCTCGAAAGCGCCGACTGGCCTCTCTAAATGCCGAGGCAGTCAACAGTCTACTGCTTGAAAGAGCGACTGACCTACAGCCAGCCGCCAAACAGGCCAGACGACATGAAGAGCCATCAAATGGAGTAATAGCTCCGGATGCAGATCCAACAAGGACTGGTATCTCTGGAAGTCTGAAGGCTTTGCAGGGAAACACTGGTAAAACCACCACGTCTCACAAACTTGTAAAGTGCCAAAGCTCTAAGAAGGTCAAGAAGGCTAAAGCCAAACAAGGAGAGATTTGGGGGATGAGTCAGGAAAGCCTAGATGCCCCTGCACCCAGAAGATTGGCGGGCCTGAATGCTGCAGCACTTCTTAAGTTAACCAGCTCGTCTGCAACAAGTAAACAGAGAGTAAAGTCTGCACCTACTGCTACTATCACTTCAGACTGCAAGGCTCCTGCCGCTGCCTCGACCCCCAAACAGCAGACCAGGGTCAAACACAAGGAGCACTCTCAGAAGCAGAAGGGGAAAAAGGTCTCGTCCCCGCACAGCGCCTGCACATCCTGCAAGAACAAGGAGGACTTTGAGCCTAAAGTGGAGTGGGATACTGGCAGCTGCACCCATCGACTGACCAAACCCGGCTACCAGTCACGCAGCATGCTTGCGTACCCGCTAAAACAAGTGAAGGAAGAACAGATGGAGACCGAACTAAGCCCATACTACTGCTGTCCCCCCGAGGGCTCAGTGGAATACTGCCACCGCTTGGCCTTCTTCCTGGGCCAGCAGCCCTACGGAGAGTCTGACGATCAGCCTCTAAACTCAGCCATGACCCCTGTGAAGCGCGAGTGCCTCGTAACCTCCCCTTCCCTCACGCATTCCCATCCGCACACTGCCCTGACCCTCAGCCCCCACCCCTGCCTTTGCACCGCTGACCACTGCTTTTCCAGCTACTACGTCCACATCGCCCACCCGACACACACTGGAACAACATCATCGAGCCTGGCCCCACGACCACTGAACTTTGCCCCCACCAGTCTATGCCCTAACCGGATGACGGGCTCCAAGCTGCTGGATCCACGGGTGTCCCACGGCTCAGGGCTGCCCCATCCCGCCTACTGCAACTCTGTGGCCTCACCCTGCTATGGTGACGCCTGCGGAATCAGTGGATACACCTACAGAGCTATGCCTCCTGTTACCAGCAGGGGGTGCTCTTTCAGCACAGGATGCACTGGATGCACACACGCCATCAAAACAG AGGGTTACTCCTCCCCTCAGGATGACCACAGCCCCTCCCTCCTGGTGTCCCCCTCCATGCCGATGTCCAGCTGCCCTCTGTCCACTGGGCCCACTTCCACCCAGACCAACCTGCTGACCCCTCTGTCGGGACGAGACCAGCCCCCTGCCAGGTTAAAGCTGGCCAGGGAATGTCCTCAGAGCCCCAAACCCTCCAACGGATCCTTGTCTGTCGTCCACACACGACCGAAACAGCCGTCGCCCCCGCCAAGCCTCAGCAGCACCAAACAAAAGAGAATCAGCCGCAGACGGGCTACCAACGGCTGGCGGCCTGTCGGCATGCCTTCAGAGAAAGAGGTCTTCATTGCG ggaGAGGATGAGACAGCCCTGCGGCAGTGTTATGAAGGAGTGGAGAGGGACGGTGAAGTGATACATGTCAGAGacactgtgctgctgcgatCAGGCCCCAGGAAGAAATCCCTCCCATATGTTGCCAAGATATCAGCGCTGTGGGAGGACCCTAAAACAG GAGAGCTGATGATGAGTCTTTTCTGGTACTATCGACCTGAGCACACCCAGGGGGGCCGAGATCCCAGCGCACACTGTGAG AATGAGATTTTCGCGTCCCGGCATCAGGATGAAAATAGTGTGGCCTGCATAGAAGACAGATGCTACGTTCTCCCACTTGCCCAGTACTGTAG aTTTTGTGCCTTTGTGAAGCGGCGTGCTGAAGGTGCCCCACCCAGCAGTGCAAGTATGGTGCCCTGCGGCCCTGACtttgcccccccctcccaccgCTGTGTGCCCACCGACGTCGACCCCGAGCTGGTGTATCTCTGCCGGCACGTCTACGACTTCCGCTATGGACGCATCCTGAAGAACCTGCAGTAG